Genomic DNA from Phyllostomus discolor isolate MPI-MPIP mPhyDis1 chromosome 12, mPhyDis1.pri.v3, whole genome shotgun sequence:
GGGCTTCTCGCCGGTGTGCACGCGCCGGTGCCGCTGCAGGTCCGAGGCGTACTTGAAGCGCTTCTCGCAGTCCGGGCACTTGAGCGGCTTCTCGCGGGCGGGGTCGCAGCGGTGCTGCACGAACTCCGAGGACGAGAAGAAGCGGCGCTCGCACAGGGTGCAGCGCAGGGGCTTCTCGGCGGGCGAGCAGTGGGCCAGCTGGTGCTTCTGCAGGGCCGACGCCCGCTTGTAGGCCTTGTTGCACACAGGGCACTTGAAGGGCCGCTCGGTGGTGCCTGGCAGGCACTTGTGCCGCAGCAGCTCGGCCGACTGGTCGAAGCCCTTCTGGCACACGGGGCACTTGAAGAGGGTCTCCAGGGTGTGCACGTGCTGGTGGTAGAGCAGGTGGCTGGGCTGCCCGAAGCCCTTCTCACACAGGCCGCACTTGAAGGGCTCCTCGGTCTTGTGCGTGCGCCGGTGCCGCATCAGCGCGTACTGCTGCTTGAAGCCCATGGGGCACAGGTCGCACTTGAAGGGCCGCTCGGCGCTGTGCGTGCGCTCGTGCTGCCGCAGGTCCGACGGCCGCTTGAAGGCCTTCTGGCACTCGCCGCAGCGGAAGGGCCGCTCGCCGCTGGGCGTGCACGGGTGCTGCAGCAGCTCGGACGACTCCTTGAAGTGCAGCTCGCACACGTTGCAGCGGAACAGGTGGTGCTCGCCCGAGTGCGCGTACATGTGGCGCACCAGGTGGGAGCGGTGCTTGAAGGTCTTCTCGCAGACCGAGCACTTGTAGGGCCGCTCGGAGCTGTGCGTGCGCTTGTGGTGCACCAGGTGCGACGACTGGCTGAAGCTCTTGTCGCACAGCGTGCACTTGTACGGCTTCTCGCCCGTGTGGATCCGCTCGTGCCGCGACAGCTCCGACAGGTGCTTGAAGGGCTTCTGGCAGATGGGGCAACTGTACGGCTTCTCGGCCTGTTCAGCGGGGGTGacggcgggcgggggcgggggcgctgggggcagtgagggggcaGCGGTGGCCGCCGGCTCGGCCGCCTCCCCGGGCTTGTAGGTCTTCTCACAGATGGAGCATTTCACCAGGCCACCGGTGCCAGTGTGGGCACTGTGGTGCTGGGCCAGCGAGGTGAGCAGCGAGAAGCCCATCTTGCAGACGCCACAGACAAAAGGCTTCTGCTCGGCCTGCACACACTGGTGCTCCAGCAGGTCAGTAGCCTGGTGGAAGATCTTGAGACACTGCGTGCACTGGAAGGAGCGGTCGTGGCCCGCCAGGCACTGGTGCTCGTGCGGGCTGGACAGATGTGCCAGGTCATGACCGCACACGCCGCACTTGGGCCCCGGCTCACCGGCCGCCTGCAGGGGCTCGTGCTGCGGGGGCTGTAGGCCCGGGTCAGGCTGCAGCAGGATGCCATAGACGGCGCAGCCCAGGGGGTTCTCAGCCGTGCCTGGGGGCAGCGAGTGCTCGGCCAGGGCTGGCGGTGGTTCT
This window encodes:
- the ZNF319 gene encoding zinc finger protein 319: MSESWQQPPQTQPQQPQPPQPQHHAEPPPALAEHSLPPGTAENPLGCAVYGILLQPDPGLQPPQHEPLQAAGEPGPKCGVCGHDLAHLSSPHEHQCLAGHDRSFQCTQCLKIFHQATDLLEHQCVQAEQKPFVCGVCKMGFSLLTSLAQHHSAHTGTGGLVKCSICEKTYKPGEAAEPAATAAPSLPPAPPPPPAVTPAEQAEKPYSCPICQKPFKHLSELSRHERIHTGEKPYKCTLCDKSFSQSSHLVHHKRTHSSERPYKCSVCEKTFKHRSHLVRHMYAHSGEHHLFRCNVCELHFKESSELLQHPCTPSGERPFRCGECQKAFKRPSDLRQHERTHSAERPFKCDLCPMGFKQQYALMRHRRTHKTEEPFKCGLCEKGFGQPSHLLYHQHVHTLETLFKCPVCQKGFDQSAELLRHKCLPGTTERPFKCPVCNKAYKRASALQKHQLAHCSPAEKPLRCTLCERRFFSSSEFVQHRCDPAREKPLKCPDCEKRFKYASDLQRHRRVHTGEKPYKCPNCDKAFKQREHLNKHQGVHAREQQFKCVWCGERFLDVALLQEHSAQHSAAAAAAEGAYQVAACLP